From a single Micromonas commoda chromosome 5, complete sequence genomic region:
- a CDS encoding hypothetical protein (Possesses an ANK repeat domain. Ankyrin repeats (ANK) are tandemly repeated modules of about 33 amino acids. They occur in a large number of functionally diverse proteins mainly from eukaryotes), translating into MASSWRLCPRTLLLFTSAVHAASPVRASTSCRAAMPSSYYRKDGVKITHDPYAPGMAAKYGAPGKTDADGFDPYADSVGAGIYSGTVQRAADGSVVIGRQYQGHNPRPGPVYSGGGYTPISEAISRFHAEMRSGAAETDTTLAKLLDAHPDLVNDVATGGASPLHTCGMSRSNQHATAFLIARGADLAAMDTYGYTPLDRMASNNLAVGAAALLAFGAEPDAHGPPFDVAMDAEAKDVLAVLEKYEERVTDKPVTKIVVYSEVEPAVAGTYTRRPASEIPEGFRDVCVDNGWDVDATWRKLNGGGEDGAWFKKDADTSYIYFNKSDQN; encoded by the coding sequence ATGGCATCGTCGTGGAGACTCTGCCCGAGGACCTTGTTGCTGTTCACGtccgccgtccacgccgcgtccCCAGTCAGAGCGTCAACATCCtgccgcgccgcgatgccgtcgtcgtACTATCGCAAAGATGGAGTGAAGATCACGCACGACCCGTACGCGCCGGGGATGGCCGCAAAATACGGCGCACCTGGCAagaccgacgcggacggcttCGACCCGTACGCGGACAGCGTCGGGGCGGGCATCTACAGCGGCACggtgcagcgcgcggcggacggcagCGTCGTGATCGGGAGGCAGTACCAAGGCCACAACCCGCGGCCGGGGCCGGTGTACAGCGGCGGAGGTTACACGCCCATCTCGGAGGCTATATCCAGATTCCACGCCGAGATGaggtcgggcgcggcggagacggatacgacgctcgcgaagctcctcgacgcgcaccCCGACCTCGTCaacgacgtcgccaccggAGGGGCGTCGCCTCTGCACACGTGCGGGATGTCGCGGTCCAATCAGCACGCCACCGCCTTCCTCATCGCCCGCGGAGCCGATTTGGCGGCGATGGATACTTACGGCTACACCCCGTTGGACCGGATGGCGTCCAACAATctggccgtcggcgccgcggcgttgctcgcgttcggcgcggaaCCCGACGCGCACGGGCCTCCTTTCGATGTCGCcatggacgccgaggcgaaggatgtcctcgcggtgctcgagaAGTACGAGGAGCGCGTGACCGACAAGCCGGTCACCAAAATCGTCGTGTATTCCGAAGTCGAGCCAGCCGTGGCCGGGACGTACACGCGCAGACCCGCGTCAGAAATTCCGGAGGGATTCAGGGACGTGTGCGTGGATAACGGGTGGGACGTGGATGCCACGTGGCGGAAgctcaacggcggcggcgaggacggcgcgtggTTCAAGAAGGACGCCGACACGAGCTACATCTACTTCAACAAATCGGACCAAAATTG
- a CDS encoding H+-or Na+-translocating f-type, v-type and A-type ATPase superfamily (protons (vacuolar)) yields the protein MGITTSQPRPTPRSASGLNIDPRLPRLVLGLWVFTILVFVLGISRVAPVAPGESRKLVEWAYLGFLFRHINPYLFTAFGIGSAIGLSVLGAAWGIFITGSTLAGRAIATPRITSKNLISIIFCEAVAIYGVIMAIILQTKIEYVPRNADGSYPQSVMTSGYATFACGLTVGLANLACGICVGIVGSACALADAANPALFVKILIIEIFGSALGLFGVIVGIIMSANVDFKGQ from the exons atggGGATAACCACGAGCCAGCCGagaccgacgccgaggagtgCGAGCGGGCTAAACATCgacccgcggctcccgcgtctGGTGTTGGGCCTGTGGGTCTTCACCATCCTCGTGTTCGTCCTGGGCATCTCCCGCGtagcgcccgtcgcgcccggggagTCGCGCAAGCTGGTGGAGTGGGCGTACCTGGGGTTCCTGTTCCGCCACATCAACCCGTACCTGTTCACGGCGTTTGGCATAGGGAGCGCCATAGGACTGTCCGTCCTCGGAGCGGCGTG GGGTATTTTCATCACGGGGAGCACGCTGGCGGGCAGGGCGATCGCCACTCCGCGCATCACCAGCAAGAATCTCATATCCATCATCTTCTGCGAGGCGGTCGCCATCTACGGAGTCATCATGGCGATCATCCTCCAGACCAAAATCGAGTACGTGCCTCGCAACGCAGATGGCTCCTACCCGCAGAGCGTGATGACCAGTGGATACGCCACGTTCGCGTGCGGGCTGACCGTGGGACTTGCCAACTTGGCGTGCGGAATATGCGTCGGCATCGTGGGAAGCGCGTGCGCGTTGGCTGACGCCGCTAACCCGGCGCTCTTTGTCAAGATTCTCATCATTGAGATCTTCGGAAGCGCGCTGGGACTCTTTGGGGTCATAGTCGGCATCATCATGTCCGCGAATGTGGACTTTAAGGGGCAGTGA
- a CDS encoding predicted protein: protein MPVTYPKPIVVPPPEGGATTAVCIFLHGLGDTGHGWADVASSMPFEGVKWIFPTAPTIPITLNGGMRMTGWYDINDLSIDNIKDDRAQTLASTEYVQGLIKAEIDGGVNADRIVVGGFSQGGVIALQTALRFPERLAGAVGMSTYLALREDFPDAMSPHAKDLPVFLAHGTADMVLQYQYGVMSSELMTGPLGMTKVDFQTYQGMGHSACQEELQQLAKFIANVLD, encoded by the coding sequence ATGCCGGTGACGTACCCGAAACCCATCGTCGTGCCCCcgcccgagggcggcgccaccaCGGCCGTTTGCATCTTCCTccacggcctcggcgacacCGGCCACGGCTgggcggacgtcgcgtcgtccatgcCCTTCGAGGGCGTCAAGTGGATCTTTCCAACAGCCCCCACGATCCCAATCACCCTTAACGGGGGCATGCGCATGACCGGCTGGTACGACATCAACGACCTGTCCATCGACAACATCAAGGACGACAGGGCTCAgaccctcgcgtccaccgaaTACGTCCAAGGACTCATCAAGGCGGAGATCGACGGGGGCGTTAACGCCGatcgcatcgtcgtcggcgggttcagccaaggcggcgtcatcgcgtTGCAGACGGCGCTCAGGTTTCCGGAGaggctcgccggcgccgtggggATGTCCACGTACCTCGCGCTGCGGGAAGACTTCCCGGACGCGATGAGCCCGCACGCGAAGGACCTGCCGGTCTTCCTCGCGCACGGTACCGCGGACATGGTGCTGCAATACCAGTACGGCGTCATGAGCTCGGAGCTTATGACTGGCCCGCTCGGTATGACCAAAGTGGACTTCCAGACGTACCAGGGAATGGGACACAGCGCGTGCCAGGAGGAGCTGCAGCAGCTCGCGAAGTTCATCGCGAACGTGCTCGACTGA
- a CDS encoding predicted protein, with protein MELRVRWLVAALLLAAVTACDAARHHPEHFGSGTSAAAGIGRSSHFPARAPPIEIAPKDGDVDGVVIFVHGLGGSPDKYTWLANDPNVWYGRPGIKWIFPWSPELDVTVTKQREPAWYDMNDFNIGSLTDDRSHILAAARYIESIIDAQVNEHGIDPRRIVVGGFSQGGAVALTASLRYPKRLGGILALSTYLPLRGDYPEEMNAHQRWTPLFQAHGKDDRVLPMEYYFATRAKLSKLGFRNRWDYLYPGLGHDKCREETLDMYTFLDDVFGDKYDDLDEGNWAGGPVDLGLVETKKETKEETKKEETNIKAAKARGKEAKLPVVQRGGAWNDPKQQVQRRLRDMVFRANALLGREREALEAAERPRPSFY; from the coding sequence ATGGAGCTGAGGGTGAGatggctcgtcgccgcgctcctgctggcggcggtcaccgcgtgcgacgcggcgcggcatCATCCGGAACACTTCGGCAGCGGCACCTCCGCAGCCGCGGGGATCGGCAGGTCGTCGCAtttcccggcgcgggcgccgccgatcgaGATCGCCCCcaaggacggcgacgtcgacggcgtggtcATATTCGTGCACGGCCTGGGCGGCTCGCCCGATAAGTACACGTGGCTCGCGAACGACCCGAACGTGTGGTACGGGCGCCCCGGCATCAAGTGGATCTTCCCGTGGTCCCCCGAACTCGACGTCACCGTGACCAAGCAGCGCGAGCCCGCGTGGTACGACATGAACGACTTCAACATCGGCAGCCTGACGGACGACCGGTCGcacatcctcgccgcggcgaggtacaTCGAGAGCATCATCGACGCGCAGGTCAATGAGCACGGCATCGACCCGAggcgcatcgtcgtcgggggaTTCAGCCAagggggcgccgtcgcgctcaccgcgtcgctgcGATATCCGAAGCGActcggcggcatcctcgcgcTGTCAACGTACCTGCCCCTGAGAGGTGATTACCCAGAGGAGATGAACGCGCACcagcggtggacgccgctgTTCCAGGCGCACGGCAAGGACGACCGGGTGCTCCCGATGGAGTACTACTTCGCCACTCGCGCCAAGCTGAGCAAGTTGGGCTTCCGTAATCGGTGGGACTACCTCTACCCCGGACTGGGGCACGACAAGTGCCGGGAGGAGACGCTGGATATGTACACGTTTCTGGACGACGTCTTCGGAGACAAGTACGACGATCTGGACGAGGGGAACTGGGCCGGCGGGCCGGTCGACCTGGGCCTGGTGGAGACGAAGAAGGAGACAAAGGAGGAgacgaagaaggaggagactAACATCAAGGCGGCAAAGGCGCGCGGGAAGGAGGCCAAGCTGCCGGTGGTTCagcggggcggggcgtgGAACGATCCGAAGCAGCAGGTTCAGCGACGGCTGCGGGACATGGTGTTCAGGGCCAACGCGCTGTTGGGGCGTGAGCGGGAGGCGTTGGAAGCGGCCGAGAGGCCTCGACCCTCGTTTTATTGA
- a CDS encoding predicted protein, which yields MAETKRSAAKSWLVTLGYVIAAGVALATGRREGKRGRRSKEGSGGKGRRGRGPPVGGGHRHAHGETRGEDPGAMAAHLAAMGDEEWYPAPMRKGDMTVAQLKRHDGSDLGIPILLAAKGRVYDVTRGRDFYGPGGAYANFAGIDCSRALAKMSLRRDDLSGDVSDATEADLTVLDDWVRKFEDKYPLVGRLIDGDYNGPR from the coding sequence atggccgagACGAAgcggagcgccgcgaagagcTGGCTCGTCACCTTAGGATatgtcatcgccgcgggagtcgcgctcgcgaccggccgccgcgagggtaaGCGCGGACGACGCTCGAAGGAGGGATCCGGCGGGaaaggacgacgcgggcgcggacctcccgtcggcggtggccatcgtcacgcgcacggcgagacccgcggaGAGGAtcccggcgcgatggccgcgcatctcgcggcgatgggcgacgaggagtgGTACCCGGCGCCCATGCGGAAGGGCGACATGACCGTCGCGCAGCTCAAACGCCACGACGGCTCCGACCTCGGCATCCCCATCCTCCTGGCAGCCAAGGGTCGCGTCTACGACGTCACCAGGGGGCGCGATTTCTACGGCCCCGGGGGCGCCTACGCCAACTTCGCCGGCATCGACtgctcccgcgcgctcgccaagatGAGcctgcgacgcgacgacctCAGCGGGGACGTATCGGACGCCACCGAAGCGGACCTTACCGTGCTCGACGACTGGGTGAGAAAGTTCGAGGACAAGTATCCGCTCGTGGGAAGGCTGATCGACGGCGATTACAACGGGCCCAGGTGA